GTTCAATTCACTTTAGCCAATCAGTTCAGGCTTATGTGGACGGTTGAACCTGTTCAAATAGCCGATTCaacttttgttctttttttaaatcactatTTACAGCActttacctttaattttgtatGGTAAATTAGCTGTTTATGACTATGTGACATAGATTAGAAAATATAGATTGCATAAATCTTGTGTTGTTTATTGTTCAACCGTTCCTACACCATTAACAACATAATTACCTTGTAATTTATTATATTGTGCCAAATATCATTCATATTAATGGTAAATCATAACAATATAAATAGCACCAGGCATTGCTAACACTACTTTTTCAATCTCAACTTTGTACTAGTAAAAGTCATTCCTTCAGTCGAGTTATTTTGCAAATCGGTTCGAACgaatcattaaaaaaagaacCGGTTCAGTTGATTCATTTGCGAATCGTACATCATCGCAGGTCACATTACAGGATTATTAAAATGTTGCTtgaaatataaattattgtaaactTGAGGGTAAACTAACCCAAAGCACATAAACTGCTCAATGACAAGCAGACACCTTTGGATGAAATGGTAAAAGTCCAAACTAAAGCTAAATAAAGATGTCTGAACCATGAAAATTCAATGGGCAACACTTAAAATTGTTCTAGAACTTTCTATGCCTTCAAAACTGGCCTCCTGGAAAGTAAATGgacgttttgtttttttgtttttaattcattaaaactctCAACTTAGATCTCAATAAATGCAGAATTTTCAAGAAAATTCCAGGTCAGAAAGGGATAGTTTTTCAGGTCACTTCAAGTACGATAACTGTTCAGAACAAAATACAGAGATAGAAGGGAAAAGCCATTCTTTATGTTTGCCATTACTGATCAATATTGAGAGTAAAAATTAGTAACTGCTCAAAGCTACATCTGTAAATGTATTACAAATAGGCAGTAATTAGTTACAAATATAATTATGTAACACAATTAGCATAACATAAGTATCAATGAACATTTCAATATAAAAGCAAATGGTCCATGACAAACAAGATTTGTTGTGGTGACATTGTTTTGCTGAGGAAAGTGGCACTAAATGCTACATAATAAACCAGAGTAATTTACACTTGCTCCATTAAGAATAAAATATCCATTGTCAGCATATGTCAGACACTGATATTAAACCTCAATAGGATAAATAGCTGGTTAAAGCAACAGTGAAACTAGTGCAAAGATCTCAAGCATTGGAAGAAAATACCAAGGGCAAAACATTATAAAGCTATAAATTATGTACaagtttgagtaaaaaaaaaaaaaaatttaaaaaaaaaatcatacaaacatttcaacaaatgttctgACATTTTACAAGCATGCTTTCTCATTTTTAAGAAACAGTGTCAAACTTCCTGGTGAGGCACttgaaatttttttcaaaaccAAAGCTTCTGTTGGTTATAAAACTAGCTGCCTTTTACTGGTCTACTAAAATAACACTTCGCTTTGACCAAGATTCATTCAAATAATTGGAAGCTAaagtgactgaaatgtttcatttttgcaATCCCAGGAAAGTGTATCTGAGATGTGTATCTGGTTATAATCGCCCAGGCAGCATTTCTGATGATGAAGATCCCTGGGCTTGGTAAGTACTTAAGTCAATACAGGAGTCTCTCTTCTACTGCTCGGACTGAGATTTAAAGTAATCTTCTGTCCTAAATACACTAGGAAGCTCTTGATGTCTTTGCGTTTGCCTTCTTGGGCTAGCACGTTTCTGAAAAAGAAGAGAAAGCAAAAATGTGTTCTCAGTTCTGCAATTGTTCACTGTCAAAACGTTACCAAATAACATGACGATATGAAAAGTGCTCACATTTAAAAATCCTGGCACGCTCATTGTGCGAAAGATCTTTTTGAAGGCGCCTGGTAGAGTTCCAACTTCACCTTCAACTTGAGTGACTTGTTCTTCCATGGCACTGACATTGGCTCCAACCATTTTGACAAAGGCCTGGAAATAAGACATTACACTtagaataacaaaataaatattattaaaattaactctaaatcaaCCAACATTTAGTTAGTACCTCCAATTTGTCGATTTTTCTGTATATCCCTCTCATCTCTTCAGATTTTCTTTGTATCTGTGGCAGGTTCTCATTGACCACCTGAGATGTGTCATTTCTAATCTGTGatgataaaaaaaagttattaatatCAAACAAGCATTGAGTAATTTTTTGGTGGATGTAGTGCTTTATATATGGCCAAAGAGAGCGAGATATTAAAAAGATGATTTATCAGCTGAACCATATACATTCAAATTCAATGGGCTGAACGTTTGCAAGAtttaaaactctctcatcattttgaTACTTTAACCTAGCATCATAATGGTACTCACTCTATGTTGTCATTATATATTTGCAATCGGAGTGTCAGAGTCATGAATAAACTTAGAAGCTGTGCTTAAATGGAAGTTTAAATGCACTAGATGCCATCAAAttgtaaagatttttaaaagtttcAATGTTTCCACCAATGTGAAACAGGCATTGCCTGAGGAACAATAAAAAGAGGAACAATAAATATTAGTGCTTTTAgacaattaaaaattgtaatcacgattaatcacataatttttcatgttaatcatgattaatagcagattttgaaagtgctcaaatttgacattatatatactttttttttttcttgtcaaaattcatttatttccatcttaggaaaaatattaataataattaaacaatataatgctttattaacattttccaaacaaagccttccacagtataaagatagaaatgcactaaaatagcaccaattcaattaacattaaacgtttcccaaagtctaagtgggagtttgagtaattgaaagaactagtccccatataggatacattttcattgcaatgggcattaaatctcttaaactctcatcctacacaatattaatctgctggtagattgtggctatctgctttcttACAGCAATTGTAAAGCCACGTTCATGATTTACATCAGGGTGTCAGTGCCAGTGTCAAGCGTCGCTtttaactccacatgaaaagtgcttgcaaacaaaaatttgaaaaatgaaaaatactttatttctatcacaagtcgCATCTggtcttgttttgtacaacaaatagcattaagagctcctttctccatcattttatcaatgACTCTGAATCactactgtgtgtgtttgtggcatgtgtgtcagtgtaatgactccaggcaggCACTTCGACACATTACAAAGAATCCACCCTCCCAACCAGTGTTCATGCTGTATTGATGGTAAATgcaatcacgattaagaaaaatgaatgagttaaactttaattaattgcatgcgttaatagggctgggtattgccagccacctcacgatacgCATCACAATTAGGGCTGTAACGAAACATGAACCGCAATCGAAATCGCGATACAAACATCCACGATCCCGTGTCGCAGCAGCCTGCCATCTGTTACAGATGCAGCCCCTTGAGCTATTTACACACACTACAATtaaattagggtgaccatacgtcctctttttcccggacatgtcctctttttcggaccttaaaaaagcgtccggccgggatctctaaatttgcaaaaatgtccgggattcggctttagttgcattatgatttgcatctggtctaatacttcattgtgtgcacgcatatttgcattgctttaacccctctttgtaagtcccgccttctcgcacaccaattggtagattataagaggcttgcagcaactattggccaaattcctgcctttCAATCTCTCCCGAAcgtgcgaagcgctgttgtgttcggcatcaaacagttgcttgacagtagcagcaaatgacagctgagtggaaacaatgcccaaacaaaagtgcaaatttacagaagacttgcacaaaaaattcccatgctttcgtccaggtcgagatccgtgggaagcagaatgtgtgacatgtaaagctggcacttgtgtgtcagctgctaataaaggtgcaagtgatttagaagcacacattagctctgcgaagcataaagtgtcagcaaaaggtgtaagttcatcaggtaaattaacggactactttttgcgaccaggtaaaattgttatcacattgcttctatTTTTcaaggccattcaaaataatagttgtagtaaatgaaggtacactcatggcatcaaatattttattttagtacatggacattcaaaggaatgttggacatttttatttatttatatatatttatgttaagctaatagagtgtctttttcactgtattaaagtttgcattcatagtaacactgttttgaaccctattattccattacaattaaatgtttattttttatgtttttttaatcaacatctaACTGTAAAGACCAAAGAGGTAATTATAAGAgacattatcaatgacaaatggattacgtggatctcatctttggccACACATTACAAggtaaaccaaacttttactcaacacgcagtgaaaggatgctgaactCAGTGCTGAACTGGTGAGTGATATCTGAAATATTACTAGGCAGTGGCTAATTACAGATATTTTAAGTCACATATGCAAGTGATATACTCCCATTGTAAAGGGCTGTGCACGGAGAAAAAGACCGGTTTGGGGATTTTAAGAATCTATATTGATAtaatcaaatgaagattgcggTTAGTCGAAAAATCGCTATTTTTGCAAGGCCCTAGTGCCATACGTGTGAGAGAGGACCAGCGTGTCAGCGAGAGAAACAGGCTCAGTTTCAGTCTCATGCCTCAAAGAAGAATCTCTGACTGCACTCCGAGTTTGCACTTATTTATATGACCTGCTTTGTCTATATTGTATTGTtggacatgatatgaatacacaaagttgaataaaaatatcaatacagAGATCTAAAGTATTGATACAATATTGTGAGGAAAAATATTACGATATCAATATTTGATAGTACTGGCACAACCCTATGTGTTAgcgcgttaattttgacagctctaatgaatatacaaaacataaaagaagaaaaagaaattagaaattctttttttttaaccctccCAATGCGATCGGGTAATTTTTGACCAGCTAGAggtaaatcatcatttttaaataccacatcgtTTTTCAGACGAGAACCAAACTTtatgactttgtcaagactaccaaaatgaacaaatacattttttcccgatttttagaagaaattaaacaatttttataaaatggttacatcgggcatcaattgtggctttacagaTGATATTATGTAGATATTTTCGTACATTTatgatttttctttaaaatattttactttcatttagcctctttcccatactctcacacacctttttttttttgtctcaaaattctcactttaaatatttatatacatttaattcaatgttatattcaaataaaatttcATATACACCttgataaaaatatacatatatcttCACATGCATCACTCTGGTTCAGCTGTAGTTAATgtgtatatttaaatgttaaagaatttcaaaatattttaactaaaaaaaaaatctgacatcaGACATaataaagtttatatttttcagttaacCTGCAAAAAAATATAGAACTttatagaatatatatttttttttatggtataaGCTTTTATTGCACTTCAGTGTTTCATGTATGCAGCACTCTCATCTTGAGCGCAAGAAAAATGTCACTCTGGttacaataaaacacattttaattcaaTAAACGAataagaatattctgggttcgatacaagaccaaatcgacagcatttgtggcataatgttgattaccgcaaaaattaatttcgacttgttccttcttaaaaaaaaataaaaataaatctgggttacagtgaggcacaatggaagtgaatggggccaatttgtaaatgttaaaaaaatactcattgtttcaaaagtatagccacaagacaaaaacaatatgcctggtgataaaatcacttactaaccttttctgtgtaaagttgtagccaTTTTTAAAACTTCCTGGCTACGACGGCCtaacgccataaaccctaaaacagcagtttaaacaactttacagttcaaataatacacgtgttttaacaaaataattaatgtaagtgcttttataaaattataagcttctcatttctgcctttaaaccctccaaaaattggccccattcacttccattgtacgtgcctcactgtaaccttaatttttggttggatgagtctaaattattttttgtggtaaccaacattataccacaaatgctgtcgattaagcttaacttgtattgaacctgaaatattcctttaaaagtgttttcaaaacacatttctatGCATGCAAAGACCCCTGTATTGATCTTACCATATCAAGCATTCCCACAAACTCATCTACTCTTGTAAGCATTTCCTCCAGACTTCTCTCCAAGCACAGGACCTATAATATAAACAGATGACATGTTCTGTGGGTAAAATAGGTTAGTTGCTTTACTTACTGACTTATACAATTACGCATAACCTCCATAAAGCATTAATAAAACAAACGGGTTCTGAGAATTCAACATAACTCAGTCAGAAGTGCAGAGAACAAATGGGTCTTTATGTAGCCCATGTCACGCTTAATAACTTAGGCTCGTTATCTACACAGCACTGACTCCAGAACGGGCATACAGAGGCGTGAATATAAGACTGAATATATCTATGATTCCTCACCTCTTCTTCAGCATTTGCTCTCATATAGGAGGAGTAAGCTATCGCTGTGTGTCTCAGCAGCTCGTCGTCTTGTGTCTGTTCCGGCTCGCTCTGTTCTTGGGTTTCTCCCGCAGCAGAGTTCGGGTCCTGGGCCACTGCAGCGCCGAAGCTCGAGCTCTGAGACACGGTACCGCTGCTCAGGGCCTCGCTAACCATAGACAAGCTGCTGGCGCTCTGCGACACGATGCCGCTGTCTCTGCTCACCTCGGCGCTGGACTCCTCCAGCGGTGACAGCACCGCCGCTGCCCTGTCAAAGCGATGCTCCATGATCCACTCTCCAGTTCACTGCTCTTGTTTATGTGGAAGTGAAAGCACAGCAGTATATGCGCATGCGTGGGATTAAGAACCAATCAAAAAAGGGCTCGAACATATGCTGATCATGTGACATTAAGGGGCGTGTTCGACTTGAACTATATCGCAACGCGAGATATGCCAGTTGCagtcgggggaggagttgaaaagtaCGGAGCCCCTAAAGGGCCAAGGTGAATCTAAAAGGAGGTAAAATAGTGAATATAAGactgtttaaaaacaatgtgGGACAGCGGCAAGAGAGCTTGAGTATATTGTTTGCATTTGGAGGAAGAATTCTGGATAAAGTGCAAATGGAATATATCAGTTACCCAGTTAGAGAATATGTGCCTGGacccagtagcggatttaggcatggccgacatgtgccgttgcccagggcggcatcttgcggggggcagCAGGAGGCACccatacacatttttattgtcAAGGTTATTAATGTTACCACAGTGCTGTCAAGCAGATCAGTGAAGATTAAAACAATTTTGGATGCTGCATCAGAATTTTT
The sequence above is a segment of the Myxocyprinus asiaticus isolate MX2 ecotype Aquarium Trade chromosome 34, UBuf_Myxa_2, whole genome shotgun sequence genome. Coding sequences within it:
- the LOC127425582 gene encoding biogenesis of lysosome-related organelles complex 1 subunit 4-like is translated as MEHRFDRAAAVLSPLEESSAEVSRDSGIVSQSASSLSMVSEALSSGTVSQSSSFGAAVAQDPNSAAGETQEQSEPEQTQDDELLRHTAIAYSSYMRANAEEEVLCLERSLEEMLTRVDEFVGMLDMIRNDTSQVVNENLPQIQRKSEEMRGIYRKIDKLEAFVKMVGANVSAMEEQVTQVEGEVGTLPGAFKKIFRTMSVPGFLNKRASPRRQTQRHQELPSVFRTEDYFKSQSEQ